A window of Mytilus edulis chromosome 10, xbMytEdul2.2, whole genome shotgun sequence contains these coding sequences:
- the LOC139491331 gene encoding phenylalanine-4-hydroxylase-like isoform X2, producing MYSPTPRVPSDPQTAKRRLAFQKSYSQEHGGSWRRKSLIEDAKFETVTNLEFEKRERTLSNRNSISEEEEEVFVQNGECISPIETEPPHAVLLIISIKDGISSLSRILRIFEASKVIIDHIESRKSKKSGAQFEILIKCVGSRDKITSHVNSLRMVTSIADVAIVSDQEVENKVIWFPRHISELDNCTHLVTKFEPELDSDHPGYTDKKYRERRKMIADIAFDYRHGQVIPRVEYTQEENDTWGHVYKHLQDLFPTHACKEHIENFKILEQDCGYSEDKIPQLEDVSNFLKRTTGFQLRPVSGLLSARDFLASLAYRVFQCTQYVRHGSKPDHSPEPDCIHELLGHVPMLANPKFAQFSQEIGLTSLGASDADIEKFATLYWFTVEFGLCKEQGSLRAYGAGTLSSYGELRHALSDAPKKYPFDPEKTSVQVYTDEDIQPIYFVVESFDDMMQKMKRYAATIKRQFEVRYDPYTQTIQELGNEVSMQYLHLSLQNEVESLQRAVKELKV from the exons CATGGAGGATCATGGCGGCGGAAGAGTCTGATTGAAGATGCAAAATTCGAAACTGTGAcaaatttagaatttgaaaaaCGAGAAAGGACCTTAAGTAATAGAAACTCTATCAGTGAAGAAGAAGAGGAAGTATTTGTACAGAATGGTGAATGTATATCTCCAATTGAAACAGAACCTCCGCATGCCGTGCTTTTGATTATTAGCATTAAGGATGGTATTTCAAGTCTGTCCAGAATCTTAAGAATATTTGAG GCATCAAAGGTGATAATAGATCACATCGAATCACGGAAGTCCAAGAAATCCGGagcacaatttgaaattttgataaaatgtgtTGGGTCACGCGATAAAATCACGTCACATGTTAATTCGTTACGCATGGTCACGTCTATAGCTGACGTTGCAATTGTATCGGATCAAGAAGTTGAAAATAAAG tTATTTGGTTTCCAAGGCACATTTCAGAACTAGATAACTGCACACATCTTGTCACGAAGTTTGAACCGGAACTCGACAGTGATCACCCG ggATATACAGATAAAAAGTACAGAGAACGACGTAAAATGATCGCAGACATAGCATTCGATTACAGACA TGGTCAAGTTATTCCGAGAGTAGAATATACACAAGAAGAAAATGACACATG GGGACACGTGTACAAACATCTTCAAGATCTCTTTCCAACTCATGCTTGTAAAGAACACATTGAGAACTTCAAAATACTAGAACAGGATTGTGGTTATAGTGAAGATAAAATTCCACAGTTAGAAGATGTATCTAATTTCTTAAAACGTAC AACAGGGTTCCAGTTACGTCCAGTTTCCGGTTTATTATCAGCACGTGACTTTTTAGCTAGTCTTGCATATCGAGTTTTCCAGTGTACCCAGTATGTTCGTCATGGGTCAAAACCAGATCACTCTCCTGAACC agattGTATTCACGAGTTGCTTGGACACGTGCCAATGTTAGCGAATCCAAAATTTGCACAGTTTTCACAAGAAATAGGACTGACATCTCTTGGAGCCTCAGATGCCGATATTGAAAAATTCGCCACC CTGTACTGGTTTACGGTAGAATTTGGACTATGTAAGGAACAGGGTAGTCTAAGAGCATATGGTGCTGGGACGTTGTCATCTTACGGGGAGTTACGACACGCCTTGTCTGATGCACCGAAAAAATATCCATTCGATCCAGAAAAAACTTCAGTACAAGTGTATACAGATGAAGATATCCAGCCAATTTATTTTGTGGTTGAATCTTTTGATGACATGATGCAGAAAATGAA GCGCTATGCAGCCACTATTAAAAGACAATTTGAAGTACGCTATGATCCTTATACACAAACAATACAAGAATTAGGAAACGAGGTATCGATGCAGTATTTGCATTTATCTCTTCAAAACGAAGTAGAAAGCTTACAAAGAGCAGTAAAAGAACTGAAGGTTTAA
- the LOC139491331 gene encoding phenylalanine-4-hydroxylase-like isoform X1 — MYSPTPRVPSDPQTAKRRLAFQKSYSQEHGGSWRRKSLIEDAKFETVTNLEFEKRERTLSNRNSISEEEEEVFVQNGECISPIETEPPHAVLLIISIKDGISSLSRILRIFEASKVIIDHIESRKSKKSGAQFEILIKCVGSRDKITSHVNSLRMVTSIADVAIVSDQEVENKVIWFPRHISELDNCTHLVTKFEPELDSDHPGYTDKKYRERRKMIADIAFDYRHGQVIPRVEYTQEENDTWGHVYKHLQDLFPTHACKEHIENFKILEQDCGYSEDKIPQLEDVSNFLKRRTGFQLRPVSGLLSARDFLASLAYRVFQCTQYVRHGSKPDHSPEPDCIHELLGHVPMLANPKFAQFSQEIGLTSLGASDADIEKFATLYWFTVEFGLCKEQGSLRAYGAGTLSSYGELRHALSDAPKKYPFDPEKTSVQVYTDEDIQPIYFVVESFDDMMQKMKRYAATIKRQFEVRYDPYTQTIQELGNEVSMQYLHLSLQNEVESLQRAVKELKV, encoded by the exons CATGGAGGATCATGGCGGCGGAAGAGTCTGATTGAAGATGCAAAATTCGAAACTGTGAcaaatttagaatttgaaaaaCGAGAAAGGACCTTAAGTAATAGAAACTCTATCAGTGAAGAAGAAGAGGAAGTATTTGTACAGAATGGTGAATGTATATCTCCAATTGAAACAGAACCTCCGCATGCCGTGCTTTTGATTATTAGCATTAAGGATGGTATTTCAAGTCTGTCCAGAATCTTAAGAATATTTGAG GCATCAAAGGTGATAATAGATCACATCGAATCACGGAAGTCCAAGAAATCCGGagcacaatttgaaattttgataaaatgtgtTGGGTCACGCGATAAAATCACGTCACATGTTAATTCGTTACGCATGGTCACGTCTATAGCTGACGTTGCAATTGTATCGGATCAAGAAGTTGAAAATAAAG tTATTTGGTTTCCAAGGCACATTTCAGAACTAGATAACTGCACACATCTTGTCACGAAGTTTGAACCGGAACTCGACAGTGATCACCCG ggATATACAGATAAAAAGTACAGAGAACGACGTAAAATGATCGCAGACATAGCATTCGATTACAGACA TGGTCAAGTTATTCCGAGAGTAGAATATACACAAGAAGAAAATGACACATG GGGACACGTGTACAAACATCTTCAAGATCTCTTTCCAACTCATGCTTGTAAAGAACACATTGAGAACTTCAAAATACTAGAACAGGATTGTGGTTATAGTGAAGATAAAATTCCACAGTTAGAAGATGTATCTAATTTCTTAAAAC GAAGAACAGGGTTCCAGTTACGTCCAGTTTCCGGTTTATTATCAGCACGTGACTTTTTAGCTAGTCTTGCATATCGAGTTTTCCAGTGTACCCAGTATGTTCGTCATGGGTCAAAACCAGATCACTCTCCTGAACC agattGTATTCACGAGTTGCTTGGACACGTGCCAATGTTAGCGAATCCAAAATTTGCACAGTTTTCACAAGAAATAGGACTGACATCTCTTGGAGCCTCAGATGCCGATATTGAAAAATTCGCCACC CTGTACTGGTTTACGGTAGAATTTGGACTATGTAAGGAACAGGGTAGTCTAAGAGCATATGGTGCTGGGACGTTGTCATCTTACGGGGAGTTACGACACGCCTTGTCTGATGCACCGAAAAAATATCCATTCGATCCAGAAAAAACTTCAGTACAAGTGTATACAGATGAAGATATCCAGCCAATTTATTTTGTGGTTGAATCTTTTGATGACATGATGCAGAAAATGAA GCGCTATGCAGCCACTATTAAAAGACAATTTGAAGTACGCTATGATCCTTATACACAAACAATACAAGAATTAGGAAACGAGGTATCGATGCAGTATTTGCATTTATCTCTTCAAAACGAAGTAGAAAGCTTACAAAGAGCAGTAAAAGAACTGAAGGTTTAA